One region of Mangifera indica cultivar Alphonso chromosome 3, CATAS_Mindica_2.1, whole genome shotgun sequence genomic DNA includes:
- the LOC123210010 gene encoding acid beta-fructofuranosidase, which yields MADPNPLLPISSSSHPIPEERPFSHRTPTKVLLVAFSGLLMVCFFVAFFNDQGSLHNALSKNENNDDNNPSFEPEIVRPLSRGVSAGVSDKSNRYFGANVRSFPWNNTMLSWQRTAFHFQPRKNWMNDPNGPVFYKGWYHLFYQYNPNAAVWGDIIWGHAVSRDMIHWLHLPEAMVADQWYDINGVWTGSATILPDGKLIMLYTGSTNESVQVQNLAYPANPADPLLIDWVKYSGNPVLFPPPGVGPKDFRDPTTAWKTPEGKWRITIGSKINRTGISLVYDTEDFINFELLDEELHGVPGTGMWECVDFYPVSTTIENGLDTSVNGPGVKHVMKTSLDDDRHDYYALGTYYETNGTWFPDNPEIDVGIGIRYDYGIFYASKTFYDQHTGRRILWGWIGESDSEIADVKKGWASLQGIPRTVTFDQKTGINLLQWPVKEVNSLRLTSREFNNVELQPGSVVPLEVGPATQLDIIAEFELDMEALNRTAASEVEFSCSSSGGAAERGALGPFGLLVLAYEDLSEQTPVYFYVAKGEDGNVKTFFCTDQSRSSEATDVNKNIYGSYVPVLQGEKLAVRVLVDHSIIEGFAQGGRSTITSRVYPTKAIYGDARVFLFNNATETSITATSLKIWQMNSAFIRPFSSNDI from the exons ATGGCGGATCCGAATCCATTGTTGCCGATTTCAAGTTCTAGCCACCCCATTCCTGAAGAACGTCCGTTCAGCCACCGCACCCCCACCAAGGTGCTCCTCGTCGCCTTTTCTGGGTTGTTGATGGTCTGtttttttgttgcattttttAACGACCAGGGATCATTACATAATGCcctttcaaaaaatgaaaataatgatgataataatcCATCATTCGAACCCGAGATAGTACGGCCATTGTCCCGTGGGGTGTCGGCCGGCGTCTCCGATAAGTCGAACCGGTATTTTGGTGCCAATGTCCGGTCTTTCCCATGGAATAACACCATGTTGTCGTGGCAAAGAACGGCCTTTCATTTTCAGCCTCGAAAGAACTGGATGAATG ATCCTAATG GTCCTGTTTTCTACAAGGGATGGTATCACTTGTTTTATCAGTACAACCCAAATGCTGCAGTGTGGGGTGACATTATTTGGGGTCATGCTGTATCGAGGGACATGATCCATTGGCTTCATCTCCCTGAGGCCATGGTTGCTGATCAATGGTATGATATCAATGGTGTCTGGACTGGCTCAGCGACAATCCTTCCTGATGGTAAACTTATTATGCTCTACACTGGATCTACCAATGAATCAGTCCAGGTTCAAAATCTTGCATATCCTGCAAACCCAGCTGATCCTCTGCTCATCGATTGGGTCAAATACTCCGGAAACCCGGTCCTATTCCCCCCACCAGGGGTTGGTCCCAAGGATTTCCGTGATCCAACAACAGCTTGGAAAACTCCTGAAGGGAAATGGCGTATTACTATTGGCTCCAAAATCAATAGAACTGGCATATCTTTGGTATATGACACtgaagattttattaattttgagttgTTGGATGAAGAATTACATGGTGTCCCAGGCACAGGGATGTGGGAGTGTGTGGACTTTTATCCTGTGTCAACTACGATTGAAAATGGGTTGGACACCTCTGTTAATGGCCCTGGGGTGAAGCATGTTATGAAAACAAGCCTGGATGATGATAGACATGACTACTATGCACTTGGTACTTATTATGAGACGAATGGTACATGGTTTCCAGACAATCCTGAGATTGATGTTGGCATTGGAATCAGATATGATTATGGAATATTCTATGCATCCAAGACCTTTTATGATCAACACACTGGGAGGAGAATTTTGTGGGGTTGGATTGGAGAATCTGATAGTGAAATTGCTGATGTCAAGAAAGGATGGGCATCACTTCAG GGCATTCCGAGGACAGTGACATTTGACCAGAAAACTGGTATCAATCTACTCCAGTGGCCAGTGAAGGAGGTAAATAGTTTGAGATTGACCAGCAGGGAATTTAACAATGTGGAGCTGCAGCCAGGTTCAGTGGTACCACTTGAAGTTGGACCAGCCACTCAG TTAGATATTATAGCTGAATTTGAGTTAGACATGGAGGCTTTGAACAGAACAGCTGCTTCAGAAGTAGAGTTCAGCTGCAGCAGCAGTGGGGGTGCTGCTGAACGCGGCGCATTAGGACCCTTTGGCCTTCTAGTTCTGGCCTATGAGGACCTCTCTGAACAGACTCCTGTATATTTCTATGTTGCAAAAGGGGAAGATGGAAATGTCAAAACTTTCTTCTGTACCGATCAATCAAG GTCTTCTGAGGCAACTGATGTTAACAAAAATATCTATGGTAGCTATGTTCCAGTACTACAAGGAGAAAAATTGGCAGTGAGAGTATTG GTGGATCATTCAATCATAGAAGGGTTTGCTCAAGGAGGAAGATCAACTATAACATCAAGAGTATATCCAACAAAGGCAATATATGGAGATGCAAGGGTGTTTTTATTCAACAATGCAACAGAGACAAGTATTACTGCTACATCACTTAAGATTTGGCAAATGAATTCTGCATTCATCCGCCCTTTCTCTTCCAATGATATCTAA
- the LOC123210245 gene encoding axial regulator YABBY 1-like — MSSSTLSLDHLPPSEQLCYVHCTVCDTVLAVSVPCTSLFKTVTVRCGHCTNLLPVNMRGLLLPSANQFHSGHNFFSPSHNLREEIPNPPPNFLISQTNTHDFSIPSREVVDELPRPQVLNRPPEKRQRVPSAYNRFIKDEIQRIKAVNPDITHREAFSAAAKNWAHFPHIHFGLMPDQAVKKANVLQQEGEDVLMKDGFLASTNVNVGVSPF; from the exons ATGTCCTCTTCTACATTATCTTTGGATCACCTTCCTCCCTCGGAGCAGCTCTGCTATGTGCATTGCACCGTTTGCGACACTGTGCTCGCG GTGAGTGTTCCTTGCACAAGTTTATTCAAGACTGTAACCGTTCGATGTGGACACTGCACAAACCTTCTTCCTGTGAACATGCGTGGCTTACTTCTGCCTTCAGCTAATCAGTTTCACTCGGGTCACAACTTTTTCTCCCCTTCCCATAATCTTCGG GAGGAGATCCCAAATCCACCTCCAAACTTTCTAATCAGTCAAACCAACACCCATGATTTCTCCATACCGTCTCGAGAAGTAGTTGATGAGCTTCCACGGCCCCAAGTTCTCAACAGAC CTCCGGAAAAGAGACAAAGAGTCCCATCGGCGTACAACCGATTCATCAA GGACGAGATCCAACGCATTAAGGCTGTAAATCCTGATATAACCCACAGAGAAGCCTTCAGTGCAGCGGCTAAGAAT TGGGCCCACTTTCCACACATTCACTTTGGTCTGATGCCTGATCAGGCAGTGAAGAAGGCTAACGTGCTCCAGCAG GAAGGAGAAGATGTTCTTATGAAAGATGGTTTTCTAGCTTCAACAAATGTAAATGTTGGTGTTTCTCCTTTCTAA
- the LOC123210076 gene encoding monocopper oxidase-like protein SKU5 has protein sequence MAFYRALVLFVVDVVLLLEFCFAEDPSAFYNFEVSYITASPLGVPQQVIAVNGKFPGPTINVTTNNNVVVNVRNKLDESLLMHWSGVQQRRSSWQDGVLGTNCPIPPKWNWTYQFQVKDQIGSFFYFPSLHFQRASGGYGSFIINNRAIIPIPFATPDGDITILIGDWYTRNHTALRKALDAGKDLGMPDGVVINGKGPYQYNTTLVPDGIDYETIEVHPGKTYRLRVHNVGISTSLNFRIQNHNLLLAETEGSYTVQQNYTSLDIHVGQSYSFLVTMDQNASSDYYIVASARFVNESQWKRVTGVAILRYTNSKGKAHGPLPDAPNDEFDKTFSMNQARSIRWNVSASGARPNPQGSFRYGSINVTEVYVLKNKPPEMIGGKRRATLSGISYVNPSTPIRLADQFRLKGVYKLNFPTTPLTEAPRMETSVINGTYRGFMEVILQNNDTKMHTYHLNGYAFFVVGMDYGDWTENSRGTYNKWDGIARTTTQVYPGAWTAVLVSLDNVGVWNLRTENLDSWYLGQETYVRIINPEATNKTELPIPDNALFCGALSHMQKPQDISAARIITGNGSKLLFALLMIITAMVSPFC, from the exons ATGGCTTTTTACAGGGCCTTAGTTCTCTTTGTTGTCGACGTTGTCTTGCTTCTTGAGTTCTGTTTTGCTGAAGATCCGTCTGCTTTCTATAACTTTGAGGTTTCTTACATCACGGCTTCTCCTCTTGGTGTTCCTCAAcag GTTATTGCTGTTAATGGAAAGTTTCCTGGTCCGACTATAAATGTGACTACTAATAACAATGTTGTTGTCAATGTCAGAAACAAACTAGATGAGAGTCTACTTATGCACTG GTCTGGTGTTCAACAGAGGCGCAGTTCCTGGCAAGATGGAGTTTTGGGCACAAATTGTCCCATTCCTCCTAAGTGGAACTGGACTTACCAGTTTCAGGTCAAGGACCAAATTGGGAGTTTCTTCTACTTCCCATCTCTCCATTTTCAGAGAGCTTCAGGTGGCTATGGCAGCTTTATAATAAATAACCGTGCTATTATTCCAATTCCTTTTGCAACTCCAGATGGGGATATTACCATTTTGATTGGTGATTGGTACACACGCAACCACACG GCTTTGAGGAAGGCACTTGATGCAGGGAAAGATCTGGGAATGCCTGATGGAGTTGTAATTAATGGAAAAGGCCCTTACCAATATAACACTACCCTTGTTCCTGATGGCATTGATTATGAGACAATTGAAGTCCACCCAG GAAAAACTTATCGCCTTCGTGTACACAACGTTGGAATATCAACATCTCTGAATTTCAGGATCCAAAACCACAATCTTCTTCTAGCAGAGACTGAGGGATCATATACAGTGCAACAGAATTACACTAGCTTAGACATACATGTAGGACAATCTTATTCTTTCTTAGTTACCATGGATCAGAATGCAAGTTCTGATTACTACATCGTAGCAAGTGCCAGATTTGTGAATGAGTCACAATGGAAAAGAGTTACTGGTGTTGCCATCTTGCGTTATACGAATTCTAAAGGAAAGGCACATGGTCCCCTTCCTGATGCACCAAATGATGAGTTTGACAAAACCTTCTCCATGAACCAAGCAAGATCTATAAG ATGGAATGTATCTGCCAGTGGTGCCCGCCCCAACCCTCAGGGTTCTTTTAGATATGGTTCAATCAATGTGACTGAAGTTTATGTGTTGAAAAACAAGCCACCAGAAATGATTGGTGGGAAACGGCGGGCAACTCTCAGTGGAATATCATATGTCAACCCTTCCACACCAATCAGGCTTGCTGACCAGTTCAGACTGAAGGGAGTGTATAAGCTTAATTTCCCCACTACGCCACTTACAGAAGCACCTCGAATGGAAACATCAGTAATCAATGGTACATATCGAGGATTTATGGAAGTCATCCTACAGAACAATGACACGAAGATGCATACCTATCACCTTAATGGATATGCATTTTTTGTAGTTGG GATGGATTATGGTGACTGGACAGAGAATAGTAGGGGCACATATAACAAGTGGGATGGTATTGCCCGCACCACAACACAG GTTTATCCTGGAGCATGGACTGCAGTCTTGGTATCACTCGACAACGTTGGAGTCTGGAATCTGAGAACAGAAAACCTTGACTCATGGTATCTTGGCCAGGAAACTTATGTCAGAATTATCAATCCGGAGGCTACAAACAAGACTGAGCTGCCCATCCCAGACAATGCGCTCTTTTGTGGTGCTCTAAGTCATATGCAAAA GCCACAAGATATCTCTGCTGCCAGGATAATTACGGGCAATGGATCAAAGCTGCTATTTGCACTGCTGATGATCATAACTGCTATGGTTTCCCCTTTCTGCTAA